The Triticum aestivum cultivar Chinese Spring chromosome 7B, IWGSC CS RefSeq v2.1, whole genome shotgun sequence genome window below encodes:
- the LOC123159927 gene encoding uncharacterized protein: MDFFKLKKFGKARKGSRREGEALECDEDANGGNVASEGDIFEENPEAAAGAGVANGGGAGVANGGEEVGEEEEDEDDDFITNEVKRRLKEMRKNTFMVLIPEEENAEVEEDEDGEEEEEGSSSREWMESDVGEGFPLCGFDSLYEKYSQRMVAFDKTITQVFKDSGSFNISKKSPRSASKLASTLRSLSFKRRDELQEDCENLQQQQSEDDPYQILETAYVAQVSLSWEAIHCTYMHLSLILAAQPENPTTYSCAAQAFQQFQVLLQRFVENEPFEQGSRFEIYARSRSSLSKLLQVPTFQVADGKDNAEDQTEPILAPDLMKLLEECILTFRVFLKKDKKKSSVLMGVHGHTGSSIQQVQSSLDKKEMKVKELFKKKKGWKSKTWPTTMEEVQLLFALTDIKVVSRVLRMAKLSKEQLLWCEEKMSKLDLSDNKLRRDGCPILFPC; the protein is encoded by the exons ATGGATTTCTTCAAGCTCAAGAAGTTCGGCAAGGCCCGGAAGGGCTCCAGGCGTGAGGGAGAGGCCTTGGAGTGCGACGAGGACGCCAACGGAGGGAATGTGGCTTCGGAGGGCGACATCTTCGAGGAGAACCCTGAGGCGGCCGCAGGGGCTGGTGTGGCCAATGGGGGAGGGGCTGGTGTGGCCAACGGAGGAGAGGAggttggggaggaagaggaggatgaggacgatgatttcatCACCAACGAGGTGAAGCGGAGGCTCAAGGAGATGAGGAAGAACACCTTCATGGTGCTCATCCCGGAGGAGGAGAATGCTGAGGTGGAGGAGGAtgaggacggggaggaggaagaggaagggagTAGCTCTAGGGAGTGGATGGAGTCCGACGTCGGTGAAGGGTTCCCGCTATGTGGCTTCGACTCGCTCTATGAAAAGTACTCTCAGAGAATGGTGGCGTTTGATAAGACGATTACACAGGTCTTTAAGGATTCAG gGTCATTCAACATCTCAAAAAAGTCGCCTAGATCAGCATCAAAATTGGCATCAACCTTGCGCAGTCTATCATTCAAAAGGAGGGATGAGCTTCAGGAGGACTGTGAGAATCTTCAGCAGCAGCAGAGCGAGGATGACCCTTACCAAATACTCGAGACTGCTTATGTTGCACAGGTTTCTTTAAGCTGGGAGGCTATTCATTGTACTTACATGCACCTGAGTCTGATACTGGCAGCACAGCCGGAGAACCCCACCACCTATAGCTGTGCTGCTCAAGCATTTCAGCAGTTCCAGGTTCTGTTGCAGAGATTTGTTGAGAATGAACCATTTGAGCAAGGTTCACGTTTTGAGATATATGCACGTTCTCGGAGCTCCTTGTCGAAATTGCTTCAGGTTCCCACTTTTCAAG TTGCAGACGGGAAAGATAATGCTGAAGACCAAACGGAACCAATCTTGGCACCTGACCTCATGAAATTATTAGAGGAGTGTATCTTAACTTTTCGTGTtttcctgaagaaggacaagaaaaaGAGCAGTGTCCTCATGGGTGTTCATGGCCATACTGGAAGTTCCATTCAGCAAGTCCAGTCCTCTCTGGATAAG AAGGAGATGAAGGTGAAAGAGCTGTTCAAGAAGAAAAAGGGTTGGAAGAGCAAGACCTGGCCGACCACAATGGAGGAAGTCCAGCTGCTGTTTGCCCTGACAGACATCAAAGTGGTGTCGAGGGTCCTGAGAATGGCAAAACTGAGCAAGGAGCAGCTACTGTGGTGCGAGGAGAAGATGAGCAAGCTGGACCTCTCCGACAACAAGCTGCGGCGGGATGGATGCCCTATCCTCTTCCCCTGCTGA